In one window of Meleagris gallopavo isolate NT-WF06-2002-E0010 breed Aviagen turkey brand Nicholas breeding stock chromosome 12, Turkey_5.1, whole genome shotgun sequence DNA:
- the RBPMS2 gene encoding RNA-binding protein with multiple splicing 2 — protein MSNLNKDTEHTNGGGNVEEEVRTLFVSGLPVDIKPRELYLLFRPFKGYEGSLIKLTSKQPVGFVTFDSRAGAEAAKNALNGIRFDPENPQTLRLEFAKANTKMAKSKLMATPNPTNIHPALGAHFIARDPYDLTGAALIPASPEAWAPYPLYTTELTPAIPHAAFTYPAAAAAAAALHAQMRWYPPSEATQQGWKSRQFC, from the exons GTACGGACACTGTTTGTCAGTGGCCTTCCTGTGGACATCAAACCCAGAGAGCTCTACCTACTCTTCCGACCATTCAAG ggCTATGAAGGGTCACTGATCAAGCTAACATCAAAGCAG CCAGTTGGTTTCGTGACCTTTGACAGCCGGGCTGGTGCTGAAGCAGCAAAGAATGCCTTAAAT GGCATCCGCTTTGACCCAGAGAACCCTCAGACCTTGCGGTTAGAGTTTGCTAAAGCCAACACAAAGATGGCCAAGAGCAAGCTGATGGCCACACCAAACCCCACCAATATCCACCCTGCCCTGGGCGCACACTTCATTGCACGGGACCCCT ATGACCTGACTGGAGCGGCTCTAATCCCGGCATCCCCAGAAGCATGGGCTCCCTACCCACTGTACACCACGGAGCTCACCCCCGCCATCCCCCATGCCGCCTTCACGTACCCAGCGGCTGCTGCTGCGGCCGCTGCTCTTCACGCTCAG atgcgCTGGTATCCTCCTTCTGAAGCTACCCAGCAAGGATGGAAGTCTCGTCAATTTTGTTAG